The genomic region GAAAATCCTCTCTTCGCTTCCGGATCCGAATTCAATGCGAATTTTATCACCGTTCGCAATTTTTGCGGCAGCCGCAAACTGCGCCGAACCGCGCAGGGCTGTATCTTTTTCGAGCTGCCGGCTCTGCGCCGTATACGCATTGAACTGATTGACCGGATTGCAGCGGTAAACCACCGTTCCGTTGAATTCGGGCAGATCGTCCACCTCTTCGAGCGCTCCGCAGGCTTCGACGTCGACGTTTTCAAGGATGTAACCCCGGTTGTCTTCGCCCAGGGGCCCGAAAAAGTTGCCGAGCGAATCGAATTCACGCCCTTCAAATCCGCACGCTCCGGGGAGCTGCACCGTATAATCGATCGTATACGCCGCCTCGACGCCCAGTTTTGCGGCAACGTCGTTAAGGGTATAACCGTTAAACGCCACCGCTACGTTGGTCGGCAGCACCTGGTTGTTCATGCTGACGAACGTCCCCTCCTGCGAATTGAGTGCGGGTAGGGGAAGCTGCGCATTTGCAAGCGATCCCATCGTATAGATGCCCGGAGCATTGTAACCGACCGCTTCTGCCCCGGTATCGGCATCGAGGTCGCAGATCAGCGAAACGCCGACCGTATTGACGCTTGGTGCGGCGACGACGACCGAAAACTCCGTATACGTTTCGATCATCGCGCACAAACGCGCAATGTTCTCGCTGCGGCGGTGATTGAGCAGGTCGCTCCCGATGACGAGGGTCTTGCGCTTGGCACGACCGAATGTTTTGGCGAGGCGTTCAAACTCTTCGTCGCCGACGTTGCTCTCGGCGCACAGGTATCCTTCATCAAGATCGTCGAAATAGCGGCGAATCTCTTCGGCGATGTCCGATTCTTTGAGGAGGGTTTTGGCGAGCATCGCCGCGACCCCTTCTTCGGTCCCCACTTCGTATTTGACGTATTGCGTCACGACGTTTTGCAGCAACGCGTCTTCGAGCGGATGCATGTACACGACTTTGGCCCCGTTGTGGCGGGCCGCCGTCGTCACGCTGTAGCGCAATGCGGGGTTATCGGTGGAGATCCGCCCGCCGAATACGATGATGGCGTCGCTCGAAGCGACTGCCTCGGTACTTCCCCCGTAACTCTTTTTGCCGCTGATCGAACCGTAAGCGTTCATAAAGCGGCGGTACGCACGGGCTTCTTCATTATACAGTTTCACGCCGTGCGCTTCTTTGAGCTTTTGCAGGATCAGCGCTTCTTCGTTGGTAATCATCGAACCAAAACGGATCGCTTTGCATTTGCCGATCGCTTCTGCGGCACGTGCCAGTTCCGCTTCGTCTTTTTCCGCGTCGATGTTGAAATCGAATCCGAATCGACCCGCACCGCACAGTGTCGTGTGCTCGAAGTCGTTTGTGACGCGGTAGATTTTCGGCTTGCCCCCAAATGCGTTCGAAGTGTGGCGCACCTCATAGGAGAGCGAACACCCTGCCGAACAGTGCACACACGTCGCGGGAACCTGACTCAACTCCCACGCGTTGGCGCTGTACTGGAAGTCCGAGCTCACCAGTGCACCGACCGGGCAGACGGCGATACACTCGCCGCAGAACGTACAATCGAGCGTCTCGCTGTTTTTGGGAATGACGGAAGATTTGTATCCCCCGAATTGCAGCGTAATCGCATCGTCTCCGATAATTTCGTTACAGACGTGAACGCATTTTTCGCACAAAATACACAGTGACGGATCGTAATTGATCAGTCCCCAGTGCTCGATTTTGCGGTGTTGCTCTTTAGCACTGAAGTGCTGGCGGTCAACGCCGAATTCGAGCGTCTTGTTCTGCAGGTCGCACGCTCCGGATTTGTCGCAGACGCCGCATTCCAAGGGGTGGTTGACGTCGTACAGACGCATGATGTTCGTCCGTTCCGTTTTGAGTTTCTCCGAGTCGATCGTAACACAGAGCCCCTCGGTCGGAGGAGTCTGGCAGCTGAGGACGAACCCGTCGGTCTTGTCGGTCTCCACCACGCACAATCGGCACGAGGCGCACGGCGTCGTTTTTTCAAGGTAGCACATCGTCGGAATGTAAAGTCCCGCTTTGCGCGCCGCCTGGAGGATCGTCTCCCCTTTTTGCGCAGTGACGGGCTGGCCGTTAATCGTAAAATTGATCATCCATCCCTCCTTAGTGCGCGACCATCGCAATGTAATAACAGCGCATGCAGCGCTCCGCTTCGGAAAGTGCTTCTTCCTGCGTAAAGCCGTATTTGACCTCACGGTTGTTGTCTTTGCGTTCGTCGACCGTGAGGACTTCGCTGTGGGCTCTAGGCAATCCCGGAAGCCATCCTTTGATCTTCTCTTTCTTGTTGTAGACCTTGAGTTTACGGAGGTGGTCTTCCATAATCTCCTCGTCGGTGAGAGTGATTTCGCCGGTCTGCACATAGCGCGAAATCACCGAAGCCGCACGCTTGGCCTGTCCTACGGCGTTGACGATCGTCATCGGGCCGTATTCGCAGTCACCTGCCGCAAAAATCCCTTTGCGCGACGTCATGTAATCCTTGCCGTTCGTTTTGATCGTCGCCCATGAGGTGCGCTCGATCTCCCACTCTTCGGGAAGGAGTTTGAGATCGGCGCTCTGGGAAACGGCCGGAATCAGATAGTCCACGTCGATGTCGAACGACGCTCCTTCGATTTTCTCCAGCGTAGGACGTCCGCCGTTCGGATCGGGAACCAGTTCGAAACGGTCCACCGTCAGCGATTTGAGGACGTCGTTTTCATCGTTCATTTTCGCAACCGCAGAGTGGAAAATAAATTCGACCCCCTCTTCGACCGCTTCGTGGTACTCTTCGTAGGTCGTGTTTTTGATGATTGTCGCTTCGTCGCGGCGATAGAGCATAATCACTTTTTTCGCACCGGCGCGGATCGAACAGCGTACGACGTCCATCGAGGTGAACCCCCCTCCGACGCACGCAACCGTTTTGCCGGTCAGATCGACCCAGTTTGTCGGAAGCATGTGCCGCTTCTGGTCTGCTTCGTCGACCATGATGTCGTATTTGACCTGGAGGTTGATTTTATCGAGAAAATCGATCGCTCCCCAGTATCCCTGAATTTCTGGACGTTCGTTGTCACAATAGACTTTTTTCGAAATCCGTGTTCCCGTCGCGACCAGGATGGCGTCATAGTCCTGTTCGAACTGACGCATCATGTCGGCGGTGACTTTCGTATTGGTGATAAAATTCACCCCCAAATCGCGAACCGCTTCGATGTCCTGATTGTATTTGTCGATCGGCATCCGGTATTCGGGAACCCCGACCGCGACTTCGCCGCCGAGAACCGGGAGTTCCTCGTACACGTCGACGTCGATCCCCTCCAGCGCGAGGTAATACGCTCCGGTCAGACCCGCAGGCCCTGCACCGATCACCGCCACTTTTTTGCCGATTGAGGACTTCTTCTGCGCAGGGTGGAAAAATCCGAAACCGTGATCGGTTTCGTAGTCGGCACCCAGACGTTTGAGCTCCATGATCGAGATCGGTTCGTCGAGATTCGCGCGGCGACATTCGGTTTCGCAGGGATGGGGACAGACCCGTCCGCAGGTATGGGCCAGAGGCATCGTCTGGCGCGTCGCCATCAGCGAGTCGTCAAACCGCAAGTCCCGTACCCCTTCGATGTACGCAGGGATATCGACGTGCGCCGGACAGGCATCCATACAGGGGGCCGTGATCTTGGCGATATAATTCGTATCGTCCATGTGGTAGTGTTTGGAAGGTTTTTGTCCTTCGATGCACGCCATGAATTCCGATTCGAAATGATTCATCAAATCCAGCAGCGGATTGGGAACCGTTTTGCCGATTTCACATTTGGAGGTTTCCTGCATCGTACGGGAAACTTCCTTGAGGTGTTCCATGTCGGCTACCGAACCTTCGCCCCGCGCGATTTTATCGAGCAGGTCGTAGAGAATCCGCCCGCCCCAGCGTCCCGGTGCGCACCGTCCGCACGCTTCGGAATAGACCTGGTACTGGGCGGCGTATTCCGTAGCCAGACGAACGACGTCGACGTCCGGGCTGAACAGCGCGACGCCGTCCCATCCGATAAACGCTTTGGAAGAGGCGTGTTCGTTGTATTCAAGCGGTAGGTTATAGGCAGAATTTTGCCACTCTTCATCGGATTTTCCGATGTTGTTGACCTGCTCACCCCGCCACGTGGAGAAATAGACTTTGCTCACGACGGTTCCTTATTTTTTGACCACGATGGTCCAGTCGGCTTCGTTGAACTTGAGCGAGTTCATCAGTTCGAACCCGAGTTCTTTGACCAGGTCAGCCGATTTTTGAACCGGTGAAAAATCGCCGATTTCAAACAAAAAGATCACCACTTCTCCGGCTTTCGCCTCGTTTTTAAGGATCTCTCCCATCCGACCGTAAAAATCATCTTTGAGATGACGCAAATCGTAACGTTTCATCTTTTCTCCTCTTAACGGTCTACTTCACCGAAGACGATGTTGGTCGTC from Campylobacterota bacterium harbors:
- a CDS encoding 2Fe-2S iron-sulfur cluster-binding protein, translating into MINFTINGQPVTAQKGETILQAARKAGLYIPTMCYLEKTTPCASCRLCVVETDKTDGFVLSCQTPPTEGLCVTIDSEKLKTERTNIMRLYDVNHPLECGVCDKSGACDLQNKTLEFGVDRQHFSAKEQHRKIEHWGLINYDPSLCILCEKCVHVCNEIIGDDAITLQFGGYKSSVIPKNSETLDCTFCGECIAVCPVGALVSSDFQYSANAWELSQVPATCVHCSAGCSLSYEVRHTSNAFGGKPKIYRVTNDFEHTTLCGAGRFGFDFNIDAEKDEAELARAAEAIGKCKAIRFGSMITNEEALILQKLKEAHGVKLYNEEARAYRRFMNAYGSISGKKSYGGSTEAVASSDAIIVFGGRISTDNPALRYSVTTAARHNGAKVVYMHPLEDALLQNVVTQYVKYEVGTEEGVAAMLAKTLLKESDIAEEIRRYFDDLDEGYLCAESNVGDEEFERLAKTFGRAKRKTLVIGSDLLNHRRSENIARLCAMIETYTEFSVVVAAPSVNTVGVSLICDLDADTGAEAVGYNAPGIYTMGSLANAQLPLPALNSQEGTFVSMNNQVLPTNVAVAFNGYTLNDVAAKLGVEAAYTIDYTVQLPGACGFEGREFDSLGNFFGPLGEDNRGYILENVDVEACGALEEVDDLPEFNGTVVYRCNPVNQFNAYTAQSRQLEKDTALRGSAQFAAAAKIANGDKIRIEFGSGSEERIFVLDGSLKGTVALVPSYDGAYGPANDNYRFEKVKISRVGSEG
- a CDS encoding FAD-dependent oxidoreductase, giving the protein MSKVYFSTWRGEQVNNIGKSDEEWQNSAYNLPLEYNEHASSKAFIGWDGVALFSPDVDVVRLATEYAAQYQVYSEACGRCAPGRWGGRILYDLLDKIARGEGSVADMEHLKEVSRTMQETSKCEIGKTVPNPLLDLMNHFESEFMACIEGQKPSKHYHMDDTNYIAKITAPCMDACPAHVDIPAYIEGVRDLRFDDSLMATRQTMPLAHTCGRVCPHPCETECRRANLDEPISIMELKRLGADYETDHGFGFFHPAQKKSSIGKKVAVIGAGPAGLTGAYYLALEGIDVDVYEELPVLGGEVAVGVPEYRMPIDKYNQDIEAVRDLGVNFITNTKVTADMMRQFEQDYDAILVATGTRISKKVYCDNERPEIQGYWGAIDFLDKINLQVKYDIMVDEADQKRHMLPTNWVDLTGKTVACVGGGFTSMDVVRCSIRAGAKKVIMLYRRDEATIIKNTTYEEYHEAVEEGVEFIFHSAVAKMNDENDVLKSLTVDRFELVPDPNGGRPTLEKIEGASFDIDVDYLIPAVSQSADLKLLPEEWEIERTSWATIKTNGKDYMTSRKGIFAAGDCEYGPMTIVNAVGQAKRAASVISRYVQTGEITLTDEEIMEDHLRKLKVYNKKEKIKGWLPGLPRAHSEVLTVDERKDNNREVKYGFTQEEALSEAERCMRCYYIAMVAH
- a CDS encoding NADH-ubiquinone oxidoreductase subunit E family protein, whose translation is MKRYDLRHLKDDFYGRMGEILKNEAKAGEVVIFLFEIGDFSPVQKSADLVKELGFELMNSLKFNEADWTIVVKK